One genomic segment of Canis lupus baileyi chromosome 9, mCanLup2.hap1, whole genome shotgun sequence includes these proteins:
- the LOC140639847 gene encoding small nuclear ribonucleoprotein E-like isoform X1: protein MAYRGQGQKLQKVMVQSINIIFRYLQNRSRIQVWLYEPVNMRIEGCIIGFDEYMNLVLDDAVEIHSKTKSRKQLGWIMLKGDITLLQSVSN, encoded by the coding sequence ATGGCGTACCGTGGTCAGGGCCAAAAATTGCAGAAGGTGATGGTTCAGTCCATCAATATCATCTTCAGATACTTGCAAAATAGATCTCGGATTCAGGTATGGCTTTATGAGCCAGTAAATATGCGGATAGAGGGCTGTATCATTGGTTTTGATGAGTACATGAACCTTGTATTAGATGATGCCGTAGAGATTCATtctaaaacaaaatcaagaaaacaactGGGTTGGATCATGCTAAAAGGAGATATTACTCTGCTCCAAAGTGTCTCCAACTAG